Genomic segment of Phycisphaerales bacterium AB-hyl4:
CGGATTGCGATCGATCTTCTGATACAGTTCCGCGAAGGTGTACGTCTGTCTGCCCTGGCACCAGATGTTCTTGTCCGTACCCGTGCAGTGGCCCAGGCGGTCGTGCGGCACGAGAAAGCCGCCATGTTCGACGTCTTCCGTGCGGTCGGCCCAGAAGCCGATCACGTCGTCAAGCAGATGCTTGCGGTAAAAGCGGGTCAGATGCGGGAGAATCGCCGTGGTGCTGTTCATGCACAGTCCCTGCCGATCGGTTAGCGTTGAGTGCCGAGTCAGATTTTTCGCGTGGTTTGGTCAAGCAGTTCAGTGACGATGGGCAACGCCTTCAGCGCAGCAAGCTGTGAATCATCTGGCCCGCCAAGCGGGTGCGGTGCGAACGTCCCCCGGATCCCGCGCAGATTCATCAACGCGGTAAACGCCGGCCCGAGCGGATGGGTGAGAAAGATTTCCTTGATGGCGGTGAGTTTGCTCTGCCACCGGGCCGCCTCGTCCCAACTCTCGCGCTTCGCCGATTCGACCAATCGCACCGCCCAGTGTGGAGCGATCGCGTAGATGCCATCAAGCTGCTCGCGGTAGCCATGCCGAAACAGCATGTCACTGAGCGCCGGCTCGGCCACGATCAGGCGACACGACGAGCCCGCCAGACGCCCCTGCAACCGCGCCGCCTCGGGCACGTTCGCAGACAACTTGATGCCCGCAATGTTGCGATGCTCCGCCAGTCGACAGACCGTGTCCACCGACAGATGCACGCCGGTCAAAGGCTCGAGGTCGTAAAGAAAAAGCGGCTGCTTTGACGCGTCCGCCAACGTGGTGAAATAGTCGAGATACTGCTGCGGGGTGAATTTGAACATGCCCCCTGGCGCCATGATCACCACGCCATCAATGCCAACGATACCGTTGAGGTAGTCGATGCGGTCCAGCGCCCGACGGGTGCTCAGATCGGTAGCCCCGACGAGCAGTTCAAACCGGCCCCGCGACAGGGCCACGCTATGCTTCACCAGGTCACGCCACGTCGCATCGCTGAGCAAGGGCATTAAGCCCATCGTGCCCGCCACCAGTAAGCCATCGATGCCCGCATCGGCCTGGTCGTCCAGATGCTCCGCCAGCCCTTCCACGCAAAGCGCATCGTCGCCCGTCAGCGGTGTCCCAACAGCAGTGATAAAGCGGGCGTCGATCATTGCGCATCCAGTGCCAGTGAATTGGCCTTACTTCGTCATGGTTTGATTCAACGTCGCGAGCGCTGAGGGGTTCGATTTGAGGTGTTGTTCCA
This window contains:
- a CDS encoding dihydrodipicolinate synthase family protein, whose translation is MIDARFITAVGTPLTGDDALCVEGLAEHLDDQADAGIDGLLVAGTMGLMPLLSDATWRDLVKHSVALSRGRFELLVGATDLSTRRALDRIDYLNGIVGIDGVVIMAPGGMFKFTPQQYLDYFTTLADASKQPLFLYDLEPLTGVHLSVDTVCRLAEHRNIAGIKLSANVPEAARLQGRLAGSSCRLIVAEPALSDMLFRHGYREQLDGIYAIAPHWAVRLVESAKRESWDEAARWQSKLTAIKEIFLTHPLGPAFTALMNLRGIRGTFAPHPLGGPDDSQLAALKALPIVTELLDQTTRKI